The stretch of DNA GGCCATAGCCGCTGCTGTCGGTATCGTATGGGTTGGCTTGGCCGtagccaccgccgccatatGTGTTGTTGTACTGTGTCGCCATGTCGCTGTCAGTGCGCGTTCTCGCTCGTTCATGGCTCGAAGTGGCAGCGTGGGAGGTGGGaagcacaacaacaacaacacaacgGGTGCCTGGGTGGTGGTATTATGTTGTTGTTCTTGCGCCCCGCCATCTTGCTGCACATGATGAAGTGCTTACTCACAGCCATGCTGATGTGAATTCCTGGCGCCTGACTCTGTGCCGCTGGCGTGCGTGGTGGCAGTCCGGTGGTCGACTCCTGAGCCCGCTCGCGGTTGCCTGTCCTTCCGTCCCGTGGAATGCTGCTGCGCGTGCTGGCTCGCGGACAATGGAAATGGGAAGTGATATACAGACGAGGCGGGGTCGAGCCTGTGCAATGTCTCAAAGTCGCGAAGGGTatggaagaaggagagtgggCGCAGGCGTCTGTAGTTGTTgctgttctgctgctgcattcaATTCAGGGTTCGCGTTTCACCCTTGCTCGCGACGGCGCTAAGGCAACCCTACGCTTCGTCGCCACCCGACTACTGCAGCAGCACAAAATAGCAGCCTGCAcagccattgccattgcaCAACGCAGCTCTTTTTCTTCCACTCTGCCAGCATCATCGCGTATGAGGAGCTGCAAAATCCTGCTGCCTCTCGCTGTCTACACTGGATGATCCGGCAACTCGCCTCTCCCGACCACGGCCGCACGAGAATCACATTGAGAACAGGCAGTGGCCCAGTTCGGCGCGATCCGAGGCTGGGCTTCCTGCACCGTGCTGACCACTTTGTTGCATCTTTCGCACAATGCACTGCCAACGTGATGCTGCCGCTTCCAGGAtagcctcatcatcctcagctGAGAGCTCTTGCCCGCCACGCCTGCCGCGCACCTCGTCAGCACGCCGGCATTTTGGAAGCCGAGTTGTACGAGAGCGCCGTCTGAAGCGGTCAAGGAGTCTGCTCCGCCGTCCTGTTTTGACAACCAACGTCCGTGATAAGACACGGTCTGTGTCGCAACACCAATCCGGCACCACTTCGCATACTGTATCGCATTCTCGCAACTGTCTGTGCTGAATCGATCGTGCactgccattgctgcagaCAGACGTCTTCCAGTGTGATGAAGCTGGGCATCTCAGCGAAGAGAATGGCAAGGTATCGAACGACTCAACTCAGCTTAGCAATAACAATACTACCTATGCGTGCATCAGCTCCCAACAGCTCGCCTGTCTCTGCAAGCCCTCTTCCCATCCCTCGATGTCATTCTGCGAAATCAGCAACTCTTCGCCTTCATCCGTCACAGGCTCATTTCTCGCTGCGACCGCGCTCAACAggctcatcatcctcgtccttggAAACACTCGTTGCCTCACGCtcgatcgacttcttcttgacgGGCTGAGTCCCAATCAGCTGCTCCAGGATCGGATTTCTCTCATGCATCTTCAGCCTCCTTTGCATCTCATCCTTGACCTCGTCCTTCACCTCGCCCAGACCTTGCTCCGATCCTCGCTTGTCACCCAATTGCTTCACGCGATCATTGAATCTCTGGTCGACCGCCTCTCTCACAATCTTGAGGATTGGACCAGTCATTTTGAAGCCATCATTCATTTCCTCCCACCGATGATTGAACCTCTCATCCGTCAATTCGGTCACAGTCTGCACAGTCAAACATAAGCTCTCCCAGTCCAAAGGGAACAGTAGAATTCATGCAGAGCTCAGAATCTCTCACCTGCTGATAATTTGCTCTCCACTTCGCAACAAGAGTTGCATGGAACCGAGTCGCTTCGTTCTGACGATACTCGTCGAGCTTGCTGGCAATCATGCGCTCAACATAAAGGCGCTCGTTGTGACTTACGACATCCACCCTAGATTGGACCATGCGCGAGACTGCTTGAGCCACTTCGACTTCCGGAGCTTGTCGCTGGGCAGGAGGATTTGGCGATGAAGCCGCCGCCGCGTTGCTGTCAAGCGATGGTCGAGCAGCTCCTCTCGGTCCACGACGTCCAGTCCTTTGTGGTGGAGAGAAGGTAAATTCTGCAGAAGGACGGTTTCTCTTGTTGTTGGCGCGATCTGAGTTTGGACTTGGTCTCTTTCCTTGGCTGGGAGAAGGTCCAGATGCCGGAGGCGCACGTCTTCCAGTGCGTTGTGATGGTAAAGGGGATCCATCTGGGCCGTAAAGTCGAGAAGGGTAATCTGTAGTCCAGTCTTCAGTGTCTGTGATTCCTTCGGGGTTGGAATCCTCGCTTGTACCTTCTTCCCCGTTGCTACGCGTGGCAGGAGAATCAGCAAGTAGTTCGAATCCTCTCGCTTTGCCTCTGCGACCTGGACGCTCTGCGGAGGTAGGACTGGTGACTGGGCTGACTGGCGGACTCTCAGAGCTGCCAGCCTCAACGGGCTCTTGCTTGATTTTGATGTCTGGCTCGTTGGCTTTAGGAGGAACGCATTCGTGTTGACTGATGTCCTCGCCCACTCTGAACCATTGACTGCAAAGGTCGCATGATTTCATCTTGCCAGGCATCCAAGGGAGTGCGGCCGGGCTGAAGTTGCTGGGGTTCATGGCGGATCGCTTGGAGTGTTCGGTGCGTGGGTGATGTGTCGCGCAAGTAATAATGGTGTGATCTGGGAAGGTGGTTGTCAACGGAAATTCTGACGACTCCGGAACTGAGGGAAGGATGTGGATAGTGTGGTGGGCGAGTTGGATGTGAAGGCTGATGATAGCGGTGGAAGAACAGGCAGCCTGAGAGGCGCTGTTCACGAAGCACACTTCTGACTCACAGAATGCTGTATTGAACGAGTTCGCTGTTGAGTGCTGCTATCTGTTCCAAGTGTGTATGTACAAGGTCACCAAAAAAAGGAcgtagcagcagcaagaagcctCGCGCTTCCAACTCGCTTCCTCCACTAAAAGGTAGTCACTGCCAAAGTTTCGAAGGACAACAGTGCAACTGCGGCGCTGCACCAGATAACAGAGCCACCATCGCTGACACTTGCTTCGCAGCGATTTTACATACTTTGCAAGAACTCCATCATTCTggctttctcttccttcatTGCGTTCTGTACCTGCTCCTTTACCATAGAGTCGATCTGCGCCTTCGCCGCAGCGATCTGAGCTTCAGCCTCAGCCTTGGTGTCAGCTTGGAACTGCGTCTTCTCGGCAGCGAGCTGAACTTCCCTTTCTTCGATAAATGCTTCGCACTTGCGGTGCACTGCGGCAAGCTGGGCTTCCTTTTCCTCGATGAAGGATTCCAGCTTGTTCTTCTCAGCAGCGAACTGGGCCTCCTTCCCGTTGATGATAGAGTCGAACTCCATCTTCTCGGCAGCAACCTCAGCCTCCTTTTCGATGATCATAGACTCGTATATTTTCTTGCAAGCAGCAATTTTGGCCTCAGCCTCCTTCTCACGGTCAGATTCGTGCTTCTGGATTTCTTGCAGGGCTTTTCTCTGAACTGCATCCTCGAAGATAGCAGCCagtctctcgcgctctgctCCGAGTTGTTGTGTGAGACGAGCGTCGTACGCGAGGCCCAACGCTGCTGTGCGTTCGTCCAAACGCTGGTTGAACAGTTGCTGAACCTCGACTCCCACGCTTCGTGTGATGGGCTGGCCATGACGGCCCGGGGTCTCGACAGAAGAGTGTCGGTTGTCAATGGACAGCTCATCAGGCTCGGCGAAGAGAGCGGTGCTCCCGGGCAGCGGAATGGAGCTGGCAGGGTTTGCAGAAGGGGCAGTGGACACCTGGAAATGTTTTCTCAGTGGCTTCGACTTCCTGGGAGCGACAGCGATAACATCCTCCGAATCGGACATGGCTTCGTCGGCAGACACCTCATCTTCATGATTGGGAAAGCCATCGTCACGATCTCTGACTTTGAATGTTTCGAAGCGCTTTCTTGAGGGCCTGGAGTGcaagtcgaagtcgaagtcttcAGATCCACTGGATCGCTTGCTAGGAATCGACGACATCTTTCCGCCGGACGAGATCGTACCTTGCGTCGTGTCCGTGAATTCTGAGTCATCGCTGTACGCGCTCTCTGATCTTTTGCTCAAGTTTTTGAGCATACTGTATTTGACTCTGCCGAGAAATTGGTTCCACGTCGATGAGTCACAGTTCTGGCGAGTGCCAGAGAACAGTTCCGCGAAGAGGGGGCTGCTGCTTTCGACTTCAGCCCAAAGGCGCGCGCGGTGAGCGCCATCTGGGTCGAAATCATTCAAGTTTTGGCGAAGCAGCGCTTTACCCCCGAAGATTTGCTGCTGGCCGGTCAACTTGATCTGCTGCCGAAGCATGTCGTATTCCGTATTGGCGCAAGCTAGAACTTGTTGGCATTCTGCCTTGGAGAGCCAGCCTCTGTTCCCCTTGCCTTTGAAGGGTGGAAGGGACGATGCGGTGTGCTTCACCGCGCCGTGTGGTGAGGTCGACATGGCGAATGCAGTATTGCAATGTTGATGAGTGAGAGTGAAAGCCGACACGCTTGTCGTTGCAATTGTAGCTGCAAACGCCAACATGGCGCTATGCAGCACGCGAGATGCAAACACAATCATTTTGGTGCAGGGTGCATTGTTTTCAACGGCGCGTTTGAGCGCAATGGGGCAACCTCATTGTTACTGATGCCTTCAGATGCAGGTCGTGCAGCGAATGCTTTCTTACAAGACCAATGTCAATCTGATCAGAATTCCAATTGCAGCTAGATAGCCAGTGAGGTACCGTTGCCTTCAGTCCTCCAGTCTGCCTTCACTTGGCTGACTCTGGCTTGCACGTGCGTACGTTTCGGCATTTCCTTGCGGAAAACACTGCCATCTGCTTCAGAATAAGCTCTTCAGCTGCTTTGCAACTGCCTCTTCCCATTTGATCCTCTCTTCTGGCAGTCTCATTTGCACTTCTCGCTCGACCAGAATGCCAATCTCGTTCCTCTCGGCAGCAACCtgagcttcagcttctcccaTGATGGCAGATTCCAatttctgcttctctgcaGAGACTCTTTCTTTCACCTGCTCTTCTACGACGCGAGCCAGATTTTTGCgctcttctgcttgctctgcGCGCTCCTCGGCGATTTCTGCTCGCTCTGCTGTGACTTGTACTGCTACACGAGCTTCGAAGGTGTCCTCCAGATCTGCGATACGCTGTTCTAGATGCTGTTTGACGAGCTGCATCATCTTGTTTGCGAAGCCGCTGGCGCATTCGTCGGAGAACTGGTCGTGAGGGGGAAGTATCTCCTTAGAGTGACGCTGATCGTCATCCAAGATCTCTTCGGCCCCTTCCAGTGAGTTAACACTCTTACGAAGTGGAGTGGTATTCCTGCTAGCAGATAGGGAGATCTCAGGCGCGTCCGGGATCCGCGAAGACAGCTTTGGTCTCTTTTCAGGGCGTCCACTGGTTTCTGACCCGAGCGTGGTATCGAGTTCCTTCACTTGCTCATTCGCATGCTCCGTGTCGTTGTCAAGATCGATCACTTCGGATGTGCTGCCGCGCTTTTTCGGTATCGACTTCGCGCCGTTGGTGCtagctatcttcttcctcaatgGCTTTACCACGATGTGTATTATGGCTGACTTGACCCTGGTAACGTATTCTGACCACGTCTTTGCATCGCAATTCTGTCGTTTGCCTGCGAGCAGTTCTGCGAAGAGCGGGTTGCtcctctcgacttcagcCCACAGCTTCCGCCGATGTCGCCCCAAAGAGTCAAATTTCCGAAGGTCCTGGTCAAAGAGCGTTTTGCCATCAAAGCTGGGCTTTGTACCGATTGACAGTACAGCATCTCTAAGAAGTGTAAACTCGTGGTCGGTGCAGGACAGAGTTTGAAGGCATTCCGGGTTTGTCAAGTAGGTGCCTCTGCCTGGGAGGTCCGGCAGATCTGCCATGGCGGGCAGTTTTGTGCCTCGTGTGTGAAGATCGTGAGCGACGTGTTTATGTTGCAACGCGTTGAATGGAAGTCGACTCGTTCTGCATCGATTGTtgccgttgctgctgcaaacGCGGATGTCACGCTAGCGCGCGAAAGCAGGGGTCCTCGAGGGTAGGCACGCCACGTCTATGCTCGCTCCACCGATCTTTCAGCGCCTCCACCAATTAGGCACACGCAGTCCATGAAAGTAGCCGCTACGGTCATTGTTATGTCCGTGGAGGCAAACCAGTCAGTACGAGCATACTCAATTCCATCGTTTGCTTTGCGTTCACGCCGACAACTCTGGCTCCACCGGTATCTTGACCTCGATTTTATCAGGGTCTGGCCTGTCCTCGCACTGAGACATCAGTCCTGCTTCTACAACGCCAAACTTCATCTCCATGTCATGGCTTCCGCAGCGAAGACTTCCCAGCATCCTCGTTCTCGTACTCGTGGTGCAACAGCGGTGAGACATTCCTGTTAAGCGACCTCAAATGCGTCATGGAGCATCCAAATCTGCTCAGCTCACTTCGACGAGCCTCAGCGCCTTGTCAACAGCGCTGGCAGCTCGTCCTACTTCGCCTCCCTCTCTTTTGGCCTCTTGCACGCCGAATTGGAACGCCCCGTGCATGTTCAACTCTAGGAACACATTCATCCTCTCATCCGGATCATCATACACTTCGCCTTCCACATCTCGCGGCGCGCCGAACAGGTTGAGATACCCAAAAGGGTTGCTCCTCTTTGACAGCAGATGACAGTCTGTCTGACACAGCGGAAACAAGGCCGCTGCTCTTCGTGCTTCCGCTTGAAGATCTGGCGGAGGCCGTATGAGTCCAGCATTGATGAAGTGCGCCAGCGTCGAGAGCTGATGCACAAGAAGCCTGTTACTGCCAAGATTTGTTTTCGTCTTCGTTGCTGACCAGTCTCCATTCTGAACCACTCCACTGCTGCTTGTCCCTTGCCAGGAGAGCAAATTCTGGAAAGTCTGTAGAGTCTTCACCCATCCTCCTGCCTGGCTGACAACCGCCTCTCCGTTCGCCTCGAGCAGCCAGTCTAGGACGTCCAGTGCGGTCAAACGAATGTCATTCGAAAGATGTGACAGTCCAGCGCGAGTGTAGAGCACAGTCTGCTCCAGGTTTCCCAGCTGTCCAGCTGGCAGGAGCTTCAGCAATTTCAGCACCTGACCTCGTACCGCCGAGTTTCCATCCAAGATCAAAGGGCTGACTTTAGCCAACACACCCGACGCAGGCTTCGGCAAATTCCCGCTCGGCGCAGCTGCCACTGCCGTGATGAGATATGTCAGAGCATCTCTCCTTTGGGTCTCGTTCCGACTGCTCAAAAGGGACAGATTGTGGTGGAAGAGTGCCGCAGCATCTCGAGTGCCTTCGCTGAGGGACTGCTGTTTCAAGACGATAGATTTGGTTGAGAAACTGGTATCGGTGGCATTTGTATTTTTCGGTCGTGCTTTCCCGACTTTGAGCTTGGGTTTGGCGAAGtcggctttcttctctttcttcttcttggctgaGGAACCCATCGTGTGTGATGTCGCGCTTTCGTCTGGTATCTGTCTTGGCTCGCGAGGTCCTGCTTTCACATGTCGAACAGTAATTTGGAAGTGAAGCAAGAGTAGTTTCAGATTTAGAGTTGCGGGACGATCTTCCCGAACCGAGACTCGCCCGCTTGCACTTGCTCACCCGACGACCCTAGCATCTTGTTTGCATTTGACAACACGACACGGCCATGCTGCGGTTGGACAATTGAAGTATGGCATCCCAGCAGCCATCGCCATCTGCCGAGACAGAAGCGCTCTTGTCGCGGCTATCGCAGCGTCCTGGAGTCCAAGGCACCCTCATCCTCGCCCGCGATACTGGAGCTATCGTGCGCTCTTCAGGACTGGTCACCGATGCGGACAACGCCGACGAGGAAGCGCGCCCACCGACTTCAAATGGAGCAGATGATGgagtgaagaagagagggACTAGAAAGGCTGAAGAGGTTGCGCGGCTGGTGTACAAATTTGTGCAAGGCGCGGGAGAGATGATAGAGGACCTGAATGGGGAGCATGATGAGGCGAAGCTGTTGCGtgtgaggacgaagaagaatgagGTGGTGATCGTGCCGGGTATGCGAAAATACAATCGAATGTGGAATGGTGCCGTGCGAGATGCTGACTGGAGATACAGACGCGAAGTTCTTGCTTGTGGTGATCCATGACACTCCGCCAGCACCTTGACCCAGACCGCCGCCGACTGAATACAGCACCAGGCTCATCATGCTCCGACGACACACTGCTTGTCGTCTCAGTTCTATGTCGCCGCTTCATGACTCGATGCTGAAAGAtgtctccatctccatccaTTGCGGCAGGCAGACCAAACGTGCAGGTCAAAGACACCAGATCACAATCAACTGGAAAGTGGCCCCAACGAAATGCGGGCACATCGTCGGACATCAGACACACGAAATCTCTTCCGCAAGAGAGTGCACGGAGTGAGCTAGCAAAGGCGCATGACGGACGATGGACATCAGCGCAACGCTGTTGATACCGAGGGCAGAGGCTAGACGTCCACCAATGCTCGTTCTCTGCCTCCAGGTCGAAGTCAAACGGTGCACTCAATCATCCGCTCTTTACACAAGTTCTACGCTTCCATCATCTCTTCAGTCTTGCTATTTGCCCCTCCATCTCGTTTTCCCTATCTGCTACTCTCGTCTAGCATCTGGCGCTAGAATTCATCTTTGAGGCGTGTCGAATCTGATCACAGCGCTGAAAAGGAATCGGACAGCCATGTGCTGAGGAAACCAAGCCTCGAGAGTAGACGAATCTGGATGTTCCCCTTTTCCCCCATCGTGCATACAGTGGCTGTGCTGAGGGACGTATGTGGCGCGCACGAGATGGCGGTCTCAGCCTCGTTGAGCTTTTTGAGACGAGGCTGAGCCCCTGGACCTCTTGCCTGTTGGACATCTCGTAGTCCCAGCTACTGCTTCATCGCACCAGGTCACAACGAGCAAGCGTTCCATCGTGCCGCCGACTTTGGTGGCAGGGTGGCAATATGAGACTTCTGCGCGCCGGGGGCGAGGAACTTGTTCTGGACAACGCCTACGGCGAGAGCAACGAGTACGCCATATTGTCCCACAGATGGCTGCCACAAGACGAACAAGAAATCAGATACCCCGATATCGTAAACCAAAAGGATGGATTGGACACCAAGGCTGGCTGGAACAAGTTACAAGGGTGTCGCCGGCAAGCTGTACTTGATGGCTTGCCGCATGTCTGGGCAGATACCGCATGTATTgacaagagcagcagtcaAGAATTGACAGAATCCATCAACTCCATGTATTAATGGTACAAAGAGGCCAAAGTCTGCTACGTCTATCTCCACGACATGCCCGATCCGGGAACAGTGTTCAACGACTTTGGACGTGTCACAGCTGAAGCTGATATTGCCGATGCAATTACGACGAACGGGTTGCAGCCCTCAGTCGCAGCGTTCAACGAAGATCACATACCATCTATATGGGACACCTGGGACCGTGAAGCCTTTAGGAAATGCACGTGGTTCACCCGAGCTTGGACGTTGCAAGAGATGATCGCCCCGCGTCAAGTCAGGTTCTACAGTCAGTCATGGCGCTTTATATGTGACCTCGAGGATATCGTCCCAGACATTTCAGGACTGACAGGCGTACACGAGTCCCTCTGGACGGAGCAAAGACCTTTAGATACCTTCAGCGTGGCGCAGAAGATGTCTTGGGCATCAGCACGCACAAGTAAGCAGAATTTGCCACTTCGAAGGATGGTGCCGCTGATCGCGCGCAGGTACAAAGATTGAAGATCGCACGGTATGTGCGTCGCTCAGCGGCACTCAAGCGTAGATGGCCTACTTCGTTGCCTACCTCCACACGCTTGATAATGAGGCTCGgctttctttttcttcttcttcttttctatttGTTTCAGTGCTGACCACATCGTAGTACTCGCTGCTCGGACTTATGGGCGTCAACATACCCGTCGTGTACGGAGAGGGCATCAAAGCATTCCAGAGACTTCAGGATGAAATTCTTCGCACTGGCTCAGATGACTCAATCTTCGCATTCAAGTCCAGTAGGGGGACCTACGGCGTTGCCACTTACTACACGATGTTTTTGTTGGCTCAATCTCCCGAAGAATTCCGGGGATGTGGAAATATCGTTATTCGCAACGAGCACGTTGCAACTGGCTATCGGGCTGGCACACGCGAGGTCACGTTCCATCAGAGGATAGTTGGAAGATTCGACGGTCTACGGTGGAAACATAGGCACGAGATAACACGCACTCTCTTTGGATGGTACAATGTCGCTTCGGACTACAAGGTGAAACGATTTATGATCTTGAGATGTGCCCTCGAAGACAAGCCTGAGATCGTGCTAGCCATGCGACTTCAATCTCTAGATTTTCCCCGGTCAGACCTCTACGCCGTCGatggctctggctctggccTTCACGTGGAGCCTCTGCGTATAAGTGCCCACGATTACGACTCTTGTCCCTACAAGACTTTCAGCGTGCTACGCGATCCGATGCCCGATCGATCTCAAGAATATGTCCAGAGCAAGAGAAATGTAATCATCCTTTGCGATTCCAAATGCACTCTGAACATTGGGCTAAAGAGCACATCCATCCAAGGTGCTTGGAACCAGGGACGGCTGTGCTTCGAACTACGAGCTGATGAACATTATTCATTACCAGAATTTGATGCAGAGCTCGAGCTCAGCATGCCAGGATCCGAATCAAAAATCAGGGCACATGTCAAGTTCTGGCCGACCGATAACGTGAGCAGGTTTCTGCGATTGAGATTCCACCAAGCAATCTCCTTGCCCTGGTGGACGACCCTTATACTTTGGACGGATATGTACTACTCTACTTTCGTCCCTTACGAGAGCGGATTCCTGGTCGGGAGAGCTTATCCTTGGAAAAGCCCTCTAGGGAAAAACAATCTTCTATTCTTGGAGTTCGAATACATGGAATTGCCGCTCTTGCTGTTGCACGCCTGCCGTAGGACTGGCCTGTTCGTCGCCTCTTGCATCGCTTTTATGCTCGTCATTGCTGCCATCGGAACTATGGGAGCACCGACCGTAATGTGGTCTACATTCAAGCAAAAGGCAGTGATCTGGTTCCTGCTGCCAATGTTAATCTGGTTCCTAACCAGTGCAGTTCTGTACCATTTTGACAAGATGCCTTTGAGGATCTTGCTTGCTGTGCCTTTCGGCATACTAGGAGCATTAAGCGCCATAATTATGCTCTATTTTTCGATGATACTATCGCCAACGTGCTGCGTCCCACTCACTGGTTCCAAGAAAGCTCAGGAAGAGATTGAGCGCTTCAAGGCTCTAATGGAGGATCCACATTGGTCCCAGCAAAACTGGACTCGAAGAGCTATGGAGCATATCAAGACTTTCGTTATAGAATGGTGGTTTGGAATCAAGTGGGTTATATCATATAATTTGTAATTggtaagaagaagacgacctcATACTGCTGACACCAACCAAAATCACAACATAATTTGCTTCACCAATGCTCCTCCCCAATCTCCACCGCATCAACATCCAGCCCCTCCTTGAAccacctctcctcctccttagTCTCGACATCATTCCCACTCATCTGCCTCTTCCTCATTTTCCCCTCTTCATCAAACGTCCAATCCTCCAAACCATAAcacctcttccacttcaTCCCGTCATTCTCATCTTGATACTCGTACCAAAACTGCACAGCGATCCGATTTTCTGTGAAAGCGAATAGTTCTTTCCGAAGGGTGTAGTTTTTCTCTTTTTCCCATTTCGCTGTGAGGAAGGCGATTATTTGGTCTGTGCCTTGGAGGAAGTTGTCTCGGTTGCGCCAGATGGAGTCGGCGGTGTAGGCTTGGGAGATTTTGGTGGGATTTTGGGTGTTCCAGAGGTTTTGGGCGACT from Cercospora beticola chromosome 1, complete sequence encodes:
- a CDS encoding uncharacterized protein (antiSMASH:Cluster_9) produces the protein MNPSNFSPAALPWMPGKMKSCDLCSQWFRVGEDISQHECVPPKANEPDIKIKQEPVEAGSSESPPVSPVTSPTSAERPGRRGKARGFELLADSPATRSNGEEGTSEDSNPEGITDTEDWTTDYPSRLYGPDGSPLPSQRTGRRAPPASGPSPSQGKRPSPNSDRANNKRNRPSAEFTFSPPQRTGRRGPRGAARPSLDSNAAAASSPNPPAQRQAPEVEVAQAVSRMVQSRVDVVSHNERLYVERMIASKLDEYRQNEATRFHATLVAKWRANYQQTVTELTDERFNHRWEEMNDGFKMTGPILKIVREAVDQRFNDRVKQLGDKRGSEQGLGEVKDEVKDEMQRRLKMHERNPILEQLIGTQPVKKKSIEREATSVSKDEDDEPVERGRSEK
- a CDS encoding uncharacterized protein (antiSMASH:Cluster_9); amino-acid sequence: MSTSPHGAVKHTASSLPPFKGKGNRGWLSKAECQQVLACANTEYDMLRQQIKLTGQQQIFGGKALLRQNLNDFDPDGAHRARLWAEVESSSPLFAELFSGTRQNCDSSTWNQFLGRVKYSMLKNLSKRSESAYSDDSEFTDTTQGTISSGGKMSSIPSKRSSGSEDFDFDLHSRPSRKRFETFKVRDRDDGFPNHEDEVSADEAMSDSEDVIAVAPRKSKPLRKHFQVSTAPSANPASSIPLPGSTALFAEPDELSIDNRHSSVETPGRHGQPITRSVGVEVQQLFNQRLDERTAALGLAYDARLTQQLGAERERLAAIFEDAVQRKALQEIQKHESDREKEAEAKIAACKKIYESMIIEKEAEVAAEKMEFDSIINGKEAQFAAEKNKLESFIEEKEAQLAAVHRKCEAFIEEREVQLAAEKTQFQADTKAEAEAQIAAAKAQIDSMVKEQVQNAMKEEKARMMEFLQSM
- a CDS encoding uncharacterized protein (antiSMASH:Cluster_9); amino-acid sequence: MADLPDLPGRGTYLTNPECLQTLSCTDHEFTLLRDAVLSIGTKPSFDGKTLFDQDLRKFDSLGRHRRKLWAEVERSNPLFAELLAGKRQNCDAKTWSEYVTRVKSAIIHIVVKPLRKKIASTNGAKSIPKKRGSTSEVIDLDNDTEHANEQVKELDTTLGSETSGRPEKRPKLSSRIPDAPEISLSASRNTTPLRKSVNSLEGAEEILDDDQRHSKEILPPHDQFSDECASGFANKMMQLVKQHLEQRIADLEDTFEARVAVQVTAERAEIAEERAEQAEERKNLARVVEEQVKERVSAEKQKLESAIMGEAEAQVAAERNEIGILVEREVQMRLPEERIKWEEAVAKQLKSLF
- a CDS encoding uncharacterized protein (antiSMASH:Cluster_9), encoding MGSSAKKKKEKKADFAKPKLKVGKARPKNTNATDTSFSTKSIVLKQQSLSEGTRDAAALFHHNLSLLSSRNETQRRDALTYLITAVAAAPSGNLPKPASGVLAKVSPLILDGNSAVRGQVLKLLKLLPAGQLGNLEQTVLYTRAGLSHLSNDIRLTALDVLDWLLEANGEAVVSQAGGWVKTLQTFQNLLSWQGTSSSGVVQNGDWSATKTKTNLGSNRLLVHQLSTLAHFINAGLIRPPPDLQAEARRAAALFPLCQTDCHLLSKRSNPFGYLNLFGAPRDVEGEVYDDPDERMNVFLELNMHGAFQFGVQEAKREGGEVGRAASAVDKALRLVEVS
- a CDS encoding uncharacterized protein (antiSMASH:Cluster_9), whose protein sequence is MASQQPSPSAETEALLSRLSQRPGVQGTLILARDTGAIVRSSGLVTDADNADEEARPPTSNGADDGVKKRGTRKAEEVARLVYKFVQGAGEMIEDLNGEHDEAKLLRVRTKKNEVVIVPDAKFLLVVIHDTPPAP
- a CDS encoding uncharacterized protein (antiSMASH:Cluster_9), translated to MRLLRAGGEELVLDNAYGESNEYAILSHRWLPQDEQEIRYPDIVNQKDGLDTKAGWNKLQGCRRQAVLDGLPHVWADTACIDKSSSQELTESINSMY
- a CDS encoding uncharacterized protein (antiSMASH:Cluster_9) yields the protein MPDPGTVFNDFGRVTAEADIADAITTNGLQPSVAAFNEDHIPSIWDTWDREAFRKCTWFTRAWTLQEMIAPRQVRFYSQSWRFICDLEDIVPDISGLTGVHESLWTEQRPLDTFSVAQKMSWASARTSTKIEDRTYSLLGLMGVNIPVVYGEGIKAFQRLQDEILRTGSDDSIFAFKSSRGTYGVATYYTMFLLAQSPEEFRGCGNIVIRNEHVATGYRAGTREVTFHQRIVGRFDGLRWKHRHEITRTLFGWYNVASDYKVKRFMILRCALEDKPEIVLAMRLQSLDFPRSDLYAVDGSGSGLHVEPLRISAHDYDSCPYKTFSVLRDPMPDRSQEYVQSKRNVIILCDSKCTLNIGLKSTSIQGAWNQGRLCFELRADEHYSLPEFDAELELSMPGSESKIRAHVKFWPTDNVSRFLRLRFHQAISLPWWTTLILWTDMYYSTFVPYESGFLVGRAYPWKSPLGKNNLLFLEFEYMELPLLLLHACRRTGLFVASCIAFMLVIAAIGTMGAPTVMWSTFKQKAVIWFLLPMLIWFLTSAVLYHFDKMPLRILLAVPFGILGALSAIIMLYFSMILSPTCCVPLTGSKKAQEEIERFKALMEDPHWSQQNWTRRAMEHIKTFVIEWWFGIKWVISYNL
- a CDS encoding uncharacterized protein (antiSMASH:Cluster_9), which encodes MSLKPPYNASTAHQKVKVAQNLWNTQNPTKISQAYTADSIWRNRDNFLQGTDQIIAFLTAKWEKEKNYTLRKELFAFTENRIAVQFWYEYQDENDGMKWKRCYGLEDWTFDEEGKMRKRQMSGNDVETKEEERWFKEGLDVDAVEIGEEHW